A stretch of DNA from Streptomyces sp. NBC_01197:
CGGCAATTCCACCAGCGCGAAGGGGAGCTCCACGTCCCCCTCGCTCACCGCGAGGACCTCCAGGGAGACGAAGTGCTCCTGGGCCGCTGGATCAAGAAATGCCGCACACAGACAGCCAGGTTGACCGCATCGCAGATCGCCGCCGTGACCGCCCTCGGTATCCAGCCGGACCCGCTCTTCCAGCCTCCCCCGCCCACCTCGACCGACCAGCCCACGGACGACACCTGGTGGGCATCACCGGAAGACCGCATGGCTACACCAGGCGTCGTGGGATGGCCGCAGCCCCGCTCCTGACCTCAGCCCTGATCCAGCACAGTTCATCCGCGTCAAGGTCCCACCACCACGCTGCGATCACGGACGCGTCCACCAGACGACGGAGCGCAGCCTCCATGGCGACGGGATCGAGCCCGCACCCGCGGTGAAGCTGCCCAGAATCGATTCGTCCGGCGCGCCCTGCGGGGGAGCGGTGAGCCGCCAGAGCCAGAGCAACCAGTCGTTCTGAGACCGGCAAAGTGCGCACCGCGGGTACCGTCGCGACCCGTAGCGCCCAGTCGCAGGCCCGCAGCCGCTCGGACCGCGCCGGCTCCGGGAACAGCAGGGTGACGTCCAGCAGTTGTGCGGTGATCGCGGCACCCCGCCAGGGCCCCTCGAGCTCCAGCCAGCCCACCTCCCGCAGCTCCTCCGCCAGGGCGGGCGGGCGGCTCATCCGCATGCTGCGAAGAAGACCGCCGGGGAGACGGACGAGTCCGGTACGGCCGGATCTCAGCGCGCCCTGCACAGCGAGCAGGCGCGCTTGTGGCGTGACGGTCTCAGGGAGAGCGGCGGCCAGGTAGGACAGCATGTTTCCCACCAGCGCCCACGCCTGCTCATGGGGCCCTGGCTGGCCGCCCGGGCCGGCGGGCCTGGCCGGTGCGGGCGGCTCGGCCTTCGGGCCCGGGTCGGTCTCGGGGACGATGGCGGCGTGCTGGGTGGCGGCGGCACAGGCGGTGCAGGTGTCTGCCAGGCGCCAAGTGCGGCCGCTGTGTTCGCGGGCGAGGACCAGAATGACGGGGCCGGAGCAGCCGCGGTGGCGGGGGTGCCAGCGGCAGCCCCGCTCGTGGCACTGACAGGTCCGCAGATACGGCGCGAGCGCATCACGCCGCGCGTGACGGGCGAGGTGCGCCAGGACTGCGGCGCGCGCCGAGGGCAGGGTGAACGATCCACCGTCCGGTGTGCACTGGGGGCAGACGAGTACGCAGTCGCCCTGGTGCGGACGCAGTTCCACGGTCCAGGTGCGGCACCGCAGGGGTTCGGGGGTGCGGGGCCTCATCGGGCGGGACCTTTCTCTGTGTTCCGCATCGCTGCGCGTGTGCTCCCGCCGTGCGGCGCGGGAGTGGGGGACGGGCCCGCACCTTAGTGCAGACCTCTGCCCTGCGCACCTCGGCCCTCACCTGCACAAATAGGGCAGAGGTCTGCACTGACAGGGCAGGTGTCTGCACCGTCGGATGGTGGAGTGACGATCTTCCCGCCCGACCCCAACCTCGCCGCCCTGCGCCTGCAGCTGGCCCGGCTCCGGGGCGCGCGCGGATGGACCTACGACGAACTGGCCCGCCGCAGCGGCCTCTCCCGGCGTACCCTCATCGAAATCGAGCAGGGCCGCACCACCGGATCCCTCCCCTCCTGGCACGCCCTGGCCCACGCCCTCGGCGTTCCTGTCGATCAGCTACTCGGCGCCCTCTGCGAGGACCACGAGCCTCCCGCCGAGCCCACCGACTGACACCGCCCAGCCCCGAGCGGAATCACCCGATCCATTCACCAGGCCGAACATCAGGCCGGACAACCGCACGCCCGTTCCCATGGATTGGGCCAAACGCGGGACATCCACCGCCCGGACACCTCCCGCACGGCGCGGCGCCTGCCACCTTCACCGCCATGCACCCCACCACCGCGTCCGGTCACCACTGGGACGGCAGCTCCCTCCGCCCCCACCGCCCACGGGTCCTGCGCGTCGCCGAGACCAGCCCCACCCGCCTGCTGCGCACCGCCCAGCCCGGCACCTGCCGCCACTGCGGCAACCGCATCCACTGGTACCCGCGCACGGGCCACCACCTCATCGCCCTGCACCCCCACGAACTACCCACCCGTACCGGCCCCGCAACCAGCCGCTGGCACGTCTACGCCGGCACCGCTCACCCCCACGCCGACGGCACACCCTGGTGCTCCATCCCGCACACCGACCTCTGCCCTGCCGAAGACCCGCCCGCCCAGCTCACCCCCCAGCTCACCGAGCTACGCCGCGGCCTCGCCCTGCGCACCCGCCGTCTTCTCGACCATGGCTTCCTCTCCCCACCGCCCGAACAACCCACGCCGTCTCCAGGGGCCCCGTGCCAGCCGGCACGGCCCGTCGTGCAGCTCCTCCAAAGCCGCTACCTTGCCCGCCACCCCATCGAGGACATCCGGTGCGTGGCCCAGACCCGCCGACGCCACCGCTGCCCCCGCCCCGTCCTCGACCCCCAAGGCCCGGCCGGCGTTTGGACCCTGATGCCAGCACCCGTCGGCCATGGACAACTGGCTCTGCCCGAAACGCTGATGGCCGTCTACGACCTCACTTCGCTCCCGTACCCAGAGCACCTGCGCTGGCGCACCCAGCGTTGCCCCAGCCACGCCACGGCCCCCGGCGCGGCCGACCTCGCCCTCGCGGACTGGGAGATTTTCGACCCGCTCCTGCACCATCAGCACATGCACCCTCGCCTGCCCACCACCTCCCGTCGGCCCAGGAACGGTTCATGACCCGCACCACCCCACGAGCTTCCGCTCGCCCCGACCAGGACATGTCCCCGCACAGGATCGGTTCTGCTTCGCCGGGCCCGAGCGAGCCGGGCCGTCAGCCACGGCCGATTCCGGCGGCCGCGGTTCGCGTCCTTGAACCGATCCGTTTCATGGAGTGCCCGTGCTGAAGCCCACCGACGAACAGGTCGCAGCCGCTGACGCCTTCCGTGCCGGCCAGCACCTTGCCCTTCAGGCAGGCGCCGGTACCGGAAAGACCTCCACCCTGGCCCTGCTCGCTGCCGCCACCCCTCGCCGCGGCCGCTACCTCGCCTTCAGCAAGGACATCGCCACCGCCGCAACCTCCCGATTCCCGCGTACCGTCACGTGTAAGACCACCCACGCGCTGGCCTTCGCCGCCACCGGCCACCGCTACCTGCCCCGCCTCAACGGCCCCCGCCAAAGCGGCTGGAGAGCCGGCCGGGCCCTGGGCATCACCCAGCCCCTGCGCATCGGGGACCACGACATCACCCCCGCAGCCCTGTCCTACGCCGCCCTGCACGCCGTGACCCGCTTCTGCCACTCAGCCGACCCCGTCATCACCCGCCGCCACATCCCCCAACTCCGCGGCCTCGAAGGACAGGGCTATACCCAACTGGCGGACGCTGTCCTGCCCTTCGCACACAAGGCATGGGCCGATCTCCAGCACCCTGAACACGGCGCCGTGAGCTTCGGACACGACCACTACCTCAAGATCTGGGCCCTCACCGAACCCAAGATCGACGCGGACTACCTCCTCCTCGACGAAGCCCAGGACACCAACCCCGTTGTCGAGCAGGCCTTCAACGCCCAGCGTGCCCACGCCCAGCTCGTCATGGTCGGCGACTCCGCCCAGGCCATCTACGGCTGGCGCGGCGCCAAGGACGTCATGACCGGCTTCAACGGCACCCCCCTGACTCTCTCCCGGTCCTTCCGCTTCGGCCCCCGCCTGGCAGCCGAAGCCAACCGGTGGCTCACCATCGCCGACGCCCCCATCCGACTTCAGGGCTCCGACACCGTCCCCACCGAACTCACCGACGTGCCCCAGCCTGACGCCATCTTGTGCCGGACCAACGTGGGCACCATCACCCACGTCATGAACCTCCTCGACACCGGCCACCGCGTCGCCCTCGCCGGCGGCGGAAAATCCCTGCAAGCCCTCGCCCACGCCGCCCGCGCCCTCAAAGATGGCCGCCCTACCCGCCACCCCGAACTCATCCTCTTCCGCTCCTGGGGAGAGCTCCAGGACTACGCCGACCGCGACCCCACCGGCGGCGACCTGAAACCCCTGGTCGATCTCATCGACCAGCACGGGGCAGACGCGATCCTCACCGCCATCGGCCACCTCGTCGACGAACACCATGCCCAGGTCACCGTGACCACCGCCCACAAAGCCAAAGGGCGCGAATGGCCGAACGTACGCATCGCCGACGACTTCCACCCGCCCAAAGACAGCGAGGAAAAGGACGACCAGGGCAGGCCGCTGCCAGGGCCCATCGACGACACCGAAGCCCGCCTCGCCTACGTAGCAGTCACCCGCGCCCGCCACCGCCTCGAACGAGGCAGCCTGTCCTGGATCGACCACCACCCGGCGGGAAACACGGACACGGACTAGATGTATTGATCACGGACGTTGTTGACACGGGGGTCTTGATCGAAGGCGAAGACCTCCGGTGTGGTGTAGTGTTTAGTGCCGCGTCAGGCAACGTTCGCCTCGTTGTGACGTGTCGTCTGGTTGCTGCGCCGAGCGGTATCGGTTGGCCAAAATGGTCGTGTGGCTGAACGTGTGCGGGTCCGTGAGAGCGATGATGACGAGGGGCGGCGTCTGCTGCGGATCATCCGCAGGGGCACTGGGTCGGTGGTGACCTGGCGGCGGGCTCAGATGGTGCTGCTGTCCGCGCAGGGCATGCCAGTGGCGAGGATCGCTGAGGTGTCGTTCACCAGCGACGACCGGGTCCGCGATGTGATCCACAACTTCAACACCGACGGCTTCCACTCGCTCTACCCGAAGTACAAGGGCGGACGGCCGAAGATCTTCACGCTGCCCGAGCGCTGCGAGATCAAGAAGATTGCCAAGTGTCCCCGTACTGTTCTGAGTGCTCCACCAAGTACGGAGAAATGTGCACCAGTCTCAGAGGGACGGTCGTGCTCAGACCAGGGTGGAGATGCAGAACGGGTGGCCTGCGGGATCCAGCAGGACCCGCCACCGGTCGGGGTCCGGCTGGAATTCGGGCTTGACGGCTCCCAGAGCGAGCAGGCGAGCCTGAGCGGCGTCCAAGTCGTCGACGCCTAGTTCTATATGGGCCTGCTTCTCCTGGGAGGGATCCGGCCAAGTGGGGCGGCGGTAGTCGGTGAGCCGGTTGAATCCCAGTCCTGCAGCTCCCTCTCGGCCGAGCAGGATGAAATCCTCGGTGGAGAGGACCACAGGCAGGCCGAGGGCCTTTCCGTAGAAGTGGGCCAGCTCAGCGGGGTCAGGGCAGTCGAAGGTGACAGCCGAGTAGCGGAACGTGGATGCTGACGTGTCTTCATGGCTCATGGGCGGGACGGTATTAGGGATCTAGGACAAGCTGGGTCCTATTTGTGATGTGGTCGGCACGTTCGCTCACCTTCTGCGATTGGCCTCCTGGTCGCTCAGGCCACGTCTGTGTCCCGCTCGATGGCCTGGAGCCGGTTCTTGAGCCGGTAGCTGTTGCCGTTGATAGAGACGACTTCGCAGTGGTGGAGGAGGCGGTCGAGGATGGCGGTGGCGAGGACCTCGTCGCCGAAGACCTGACCCCACTCGCTGAAGGTCTTGTTCGAGGTCAGGATGACCGAGCCCTTCTCGTAGCGCTTGGAGATCACCTGGAAGACCAGGTTCGCTTCCGCGCGTTCGAGGGGTTGGTAGCCGACTTCGTCGACCACGAGGACGCTGGGCCGCAGGTAGGTGCCGAGCTTATTGACCAGCCGTCCGGCGGCCTCGGCGGTCTTGAGGTGACGGACCATGTCGTCGAGGGTCGTGAAGTAGATCGAGTAGCCGGCCCGGCAGGCCGCGACGGCCAGGGCGACGGCGATGTGCGTCTTGCCGACTCCCGGCGGGCCCAGCAGGGCCGCGTTGGCCTTGGCCTCGACGAACGAGAGGGTGGCGAGGTCTTTGACCTTGCGGGGGTCGAGGTCGGGCTGGAAGGAGAAGTCGTACTCATCGAGCGTCTTGTGGTGCGGCAGCTTCGAGGTCCGCAGCCCTTGGCGGAAGCGACGGTCGTCGCGGACCGCGAGTTCCTCGGAGAGGACCAGGTCGAGGAAGTCGAGGTAACCCATCTT
This window harbors:
- a CDS encoding helicase associated domain-containing protein, translated to MLGDTWLDHQITCQPELHPQQVSLLAQLTAQHPHAHPHAMLLHPPSGPRMYAFHRGLRAARQFHQREGELHVPLAHREDLQGDEVLLGRWIKKCRTQTARLTASQIAAVTALGIQPDPLFQPPPPTSTDQPTDDTWWASPEDRMATPGVVGWPQPRS
- a CDS encoding helix-turn-helix transcriptional regulator, with the protein product MTIFPPDPNLAALRLQLARLRGARGWTYDELARRSGLSRRTLIEIEQGRTTGSLPSWHALAHALGVPVDQLLGALCEDHEPPAEPTD
- a CDS encoding DUF6083 domain-containing protein encodes the protein MHPTTASGHHWDGSSLRPHRPRVLRVAETSPTRLLRTAQPGTCRHCGNRIHWYPRTGHHLIALHPHELPTRTGPATSRWHVYAGTAHPHADGTPWCSIPHTDLCPAEDPPAQLTPQLTELRRGLALRTRRLLDHGFLSPPPEQPTPSPGAPCQPARPVVQLLQSRYLARHPIEDIRCVAQTRRRHRCPRPVLDPQGPAGVWTLMPAPVGHGQLALPETLMAVYDLTSLPYPEHLRWRTQRCPSHATAPGAADLALADWEIFDPLLHHQHMHPRLPTTSRRPRNGS
- a CDS encoding UvrD-helicase domain-containing protein codes for the protein MKPTDEQVAAADAFRAGQHLALQAGAGTGKTSTLALLAAATPRRGRYLAFSKDIATAATSRFPRTVTCKTTHALAFAATGHRYLPRLNGPRQSGWRAGRALGITQPLRIGDHDITPAALSYAALHAVTRFCHSADPVITRRHIPQLRGLEGQGYTQLADAVLPFAHKAWADLQHPEHGAVSFGHDHYLKIWALTEPKIDADYLLLDEAQDTNPVVEQAFNAQRAHAQLVMVGDSAQAIYGWRGAKDVMTGFNGTPLTLSRSFRFGPRLAAEANRWLTIADAPIRLQGSDTVPTELTDVPQPDAILCRTNVGTITHVMNLLDTGHRVALAGGGKSLQALAHAARALKDGRPTRHPELILFRSWGELQDYADRDPTGGDLKPLVDLIDQHGADAILTAIGHLVDEHHAQVTVTTAHKAKGREWPNVRIADDFHPPKDSEEKDDQGRPLPGPIDDTEARLAYVAVTRARHRLERGSLSWIDHHPAGNTDTD
- a CDS encoding VOC family protein, whose translation is MSHEDTSASTFRYSAVTFDCPDPAELAHFYGKALGLPVVLSTEDFILLGREGAAGLGFNRLTDYRRPTWPDPSQEKQAHIELGVDDLDAAQARLLALGAVKPEFQPDPDRWRVLLDPAGHPFCISTLV
- the istB gene encoding IS21-like element helper ATPase IstB, whose protein sequence is MSQLTGNRIRTTAGKLGLPHLAETINEFTRRADEAKMGYLDFLDLVLSEELAVRDDRRFRQGLRTSKLPHHKTLDEYDFSFQPDLDPRKVKDLATLSFVEAKANAALLGPPGVGKTHIAVALAVAACRAGYSIYFTTLDDMVRHLKTAEAAGRLVNKLGTYLRPSVLVVDEVGYQPLERAEANLVFQVISKRYEKGSVILTSNKTFSEWGQVFGDEVLATAILDRLLHHCEVVSINGNSYRLKNRLQAIERDTDVA